In one window of Gouania willdenowi chromosome 8, fGouWil2.1, whole genome shotgun sequence DNA:
- the LOC114468901 gene encoding methyltransferase-like 26 B has protein sequence MLLSPQAERNWESICLMLEDVLEEKSHKQLFALELGSGTGQHVARFAHRLPFVTWQPSDIKEECRESIKAYITATHAKTVLQPVHLDASEPWDKWAGLPCSSCDVIFAINLLQYSSFKTAQGVFMGAGEILKQNGFLITYGVYAVNGIITPSCNEHLDEEIRKINPEWGLPDVDVLRQLAYGNGMRMERMIEMEDFYKCLVFRKL, from the exons ATGCTGTTGTCTCCTCAGGCAGAGAGGAACTGGGAGAGCATCTGTTTGATGCTGGAGGACGTGTTGGAGGAGAAGTCTCACAAACAGCTATTCGCTTTAGAGCTGGGATCTGGGACAGGACAACACGTTGCTCGGTTTGCACACAGGTTGCCCTTTGTCACCTGGCAGCCATCGGACATCAAAGAGGAGTGCAGGGAAAG CATCAAGGCATATATTACTGCAACTCATGCTAAGACTGTGCTGCAACCTGTTCACTTGGATGCCAGTGAACCATGGGACAAATGGGCGGGGCTTCCCTGCAGCTCATGTGATGTGATCTTTGCTATTAACCTTTTGCAGTACAGTTCCTTCAAGACAGCACAG GGTGTTTTTATGGGTGCAGGTGAGATCCTCAAACAGAATGGCTTTCTGATCACATATGGG gTTTATGCAGTTAACGGCATCATCACGCCCAGCTGTAACGAACATCTGGATGAGGagattagaaaaat AAATCCAGAGTGGGGTCTTCCAGATGTGGATGTACTCAGACAGCTGGCCTATGGCAACGGGATGCGTATGGAGAGGATG ATTGAGATGGAAGACTTCTACAAATGCCTCGTCTTCAGAAAGCTTTGA